The Sphingomonas sp. KR3-1 genome contains a region encoding:
- a CDS encoding SDR family oxidoreductase: MRIAVVGAGGFVGRPLVEQFVAEGHVVVPMVRSPQGLANERVIDDIVSADWPSLLSGVDAVVHLAARVHMMHDTAEDPMSEFRRVNTAGTLALAEAAANVGVKRFIFLSTIKVNGEATLPDQPFRSTDLPQASDPYGISKQEAEAALFEVARKRDMEVTVIRPPLIYGPGVKGNLRSLIKAVRSGIPLPLGGISENRRSLVGIDNLISLIGVALTHPGAANATFLVSDGEDVSTTGLLKLLAEAMGKKPRLLPLPTGVLSLIAGLAGKKSAVDRLVGNLQVDISDSREKLGWTPPVSLRAGLRSAVEDRAI; this comes from the coding sequence ATGCGAATCGCAGTGGTCGGAGCGGGAGGGTTCGTTGGGCGTCCCTTGGTCGAGCAGTTCGTCGCCGAAGGGCATGTGGTGGTGCCAATGGTGCGCAGTCCCCAGGGGCTGGCGAATGAGCGTGTAATTGACGATATCGTCTCTGCCGACTGGCCGTCGCTGCTTTCGGGTGTCGACGCGGTCGTCCATCTCGCCGCCCGCGTCCACATGATGCATGATACGGCCGAGGACCCGATGTCCGAATTCCGCCGCGTGAACACCGCAGGCACGCTGGCGCTGGCTGAGGCCGCAGCGAACGTCGGCGTGAAGCGCTTCATCTTCCTGAGCACGATCAAGGTGAATGGCGAGGCCACCCTGCCGGATCAGCCATTCCGATCCACCGACCTTCCCCAGGCAAGCGACCCCTATGGGATCAGCAAGCAGGAGGCCGAGGCGGCGCTTTTCGAGGTGGCCCGCAAGCGGGACATGGAGGTCACGGTCATTCGGCCGCCATTGATCTATGGTCCGGGCGTAAAGGGCAATCTGCGCTCACTGATAAAGGCCGTACGCAGCGGCATTCCCCTCCCGCTCGGCGGCATATCGGAAAACCGTCGCAGTCTGGTGGGGATCGATAATCTCATAAGTCTGATCGGCGTCGCGCTGACCCATCCCGGCGCAGCCAATGCCACCTTCCTCGTGTCTGACGGCGAGGATGTCTCGACGACCGGCCTCCTGAAGCTGCTGGCCGAGGCGATGGGAAAGAAGCCACGGTTGTTGCCTTTGCCCACAGGCGTCCTCAGCCTCATTGCGGGGCTCGCCGGGAAGAAGTCCGCTGTCGACCGGCTGGTCGGCAATCTCCAGGTCGATATTTCGGATTCACGTGAGAAGCTGGGTTGGACCCCGCCTGTCTCCCTCCGGGCGGGCTTGCGATCTGCAGTCGAAGACAGGGCGATTTAA
- a CDS encoding sugar transferase, with the protein MPSHSFTKRVLDVALCLAAAPIAVPLCMLLLIAIRLESSGAPLLIQRRVGREGRVFPMWKLRTMFADTADLPSHQVGAARITRLGRILRKLKFDELPQLANVLVGQMSLIGPRPCLPSQQELIEARRIRGVLQYLPGITGPAQLMGVDMSEPVRLAEIEAEYCARASLRSDLQLLIRTALGAGSGDAALKRP; encoded by the coding sequence ATGCCTTCCCACAGCTTCACCAAACGCGTGCTCGACGTTGCACTATGCTTGGCCGCGGCACCGATCGCCGTTCCCTTGTGCATGCTGCTGCTGATCGCCATCCGCCTCGAATCGTCTGGCGCCCCCCTGCTGATACAGCGGCGGGTTGGACGGGAAGGCCGGGTGTTCCCCATGTGGAAGCTGCGCACCATGTTCGCGGACACCGCAGACCTGCCCTCCCACCAGGTCGGAGCAGCGCGGATCACGCGATTGGGACGAATCCTGCGCAAGCTTAAATTCGACGAGCTGCCTCAGCTTGCCAATGTGCTCGTGGGTCAAATGTCGCTGATTGGCCCACGGCCCTGCCTTCCCAGCCAGCAAGAACTCATCGAGGCGCGCCGAATCCGCGGCGTCCTTCAATATCTGCCGGGGATTACCGGTCCGGCGCAGCTGATGGGGGTCGACATGTCCGAACCGGTGCGCCTTGCCGAGATCGAGGCGGAATATTGTGCCCGCGCTTCGCTTCGATCTGACCTGCAGCTACTGATCCGGACGGCGCTCGGGGCCGGCAGCGGCGATGCGGCCCTGAAGAGGCCTTGA
- a CDS encoding nucleoside-diphosphate sugar epimerase/dehydratase: MIEGLSKGILALPRVAKRAIAVGADAGMCALCVWIALYLRLGDWVSLQGAQWLAVVVSILLAIPIFIVSGLYRAIFRYSGSAALISLAQAAIVYGTLYASVITLVHIDSIPRTVGVIQPLLLFLFVAASRVMATWLLGDGYAQLRKSASRQAVLIYGAGSAGRQLHRGLAATPMRVVGFIDDNEDLHRQSLMGIRIYAPAEIEELVERLDVTCVLLAIPSASRRRRIEIIEMARQLGIAVRTIPGLDDVAAGRVEVSEIRELEIDDLLGRDAVAPDPELLERNTRGKVVLVTGAGGSIGSELCRQVLFSRPTSLLLVDSSEVALYSIHHELEARRRKSGDTVEIIPLLASVSDAARMRDIIEAWHPETIYHAAAYKHVPLVEHNPLEGMWNNVFGTLTVATAAREAGVPQFVLISTDKAVRPTNVMGATKRLAEQVLQAMATSSPGTCFSMVRFGNVLGSSGSVVPLFRRQIQAGGPVTITHPDITRYFMTIPEAAQLVIQAGAMAQGGEVFVLDMGEPVKIIDLARKIIELSGLKIRDSSSPDGDIELAFVGLRPGEKLYEELLIGNNPAFTSHPRIMKANEHFIAWEELSAQLAKLHASIAARDVLAAVSKLNELVPEFRPDNNLVDWVYRQAQSSLSEPGRLAGN; the protein is encoded by the coding sequence ATGATTGAAGGCCTCTCGAAGGGTATTCTCGCACTGCCACGCGTCGCCAAGCGTGCGATTGCCGTCGGCGCCGATGCCGGCATGTGCGCACTGTGCGTCTGGATTGCGCTTTACCTTCGCCTCGGCGACTGGGTCTCGCTTCAGGGCGCGCAATGGCTGGCAGTGGTCGTATCGATTCTTCTCGCGATCCCGATCTTCATTGTCTCGGGCCTCTACCGCGCGATTTTCCGCTATTCGGGTTCGGCCGCCCTCATAAGCCTCGCACAGGCGGCGATTGTCTACGGTACGCTCTACGCATCCGTCATCACCCTCGTCCATATCGACAGCATTCCGCGCACCGTGGGTGTGATCCAGCCCCTGTTGCTGTTCCTTTTCGTCGCGGCCTCTCGCGTCATGGCCACCTGGCTGCTTGGCGACGGATATGCGCAGCTGCGCAAGTCGGCTTCGCGCCAGGCCGTGCTGATCTACGGAGCCGGATCCGCCGGAAGGCAGCTCCATCGCGGGCTCGCCGCGACGCCGATGCGCGTCGTCGGATTTATCGACGACAATGAAGATCTGCACCGCCAATCGCTGATGGGCATCCGCATATATGCGCCGGCCGAGATCGAGGAGCTTGTCGAGCGGCTGGACGTAACATGTGTCCTGCTCGCAATCCCTTCGGCAAGCCGGCGCCGGCGCATCGAGATCATCGAGATGGCGCGCCAGCTAGGCATCGCGGTTCGCACGATTCCGGGCCTCGACGATGTCGCCGCCGGCCGTGTCGAAGTGAGCGAAATCCGGGAGCTCGAGATCGACGACCTGCTCGGTCGTGACGCCGTGGCGCCGGACCCGGAACTGCTGGAACGCAATACCCGCGGCAAGGTCGTGCTGGTAACGGGCGCCGGCGGCTCCATCGGAAGCGAGCTTTGCCGGCAAGTGCTGTTCTCGCGTCCGACGTCCCTGCTCCTCGTGGATAGCAGCGAAGTCGCGTTGTACTCGATCCATCACGAGCTCGAGGCGCGGCGGCGCAAGAGCGGTGACACCGTCGAGATCATCCCGTTGCTTGCCTCAGTGTCCGACGCGGCGCGGATGCGGGACATCATCGAAGCGTGGCACCCGGAAACGATATACCACGCCGCCGCCTACAAGCATGTGCCCCTGGTCGAGCACAATCCGCTCGAGGGGATGTGGAACAACGTGTTCGGAACGTTGACCGTCGCCACCGCGGCGCGTGAGGCGGGCGTGCCGCAATTCGTCCTGATCAGCACCGACAAGGCCGTCCGCCCAACCAATGTGATGGGCGCAACCAAGCGGCTCGCGGAGCAAGTGCTGCAAGCGATGGCGACGAGTTCACCAGGTACGTGCTTTTCCATGGTTCGCTTCGGCAATGTCCTGGGCTCGAGCGGATCGGTGGTCCCGCTGTTCCGGCGCCAGATCCAGGCGGGCGGTCCGGTTACGATCACGCATCCTGATATCACGCGCTATTTCATGACCATTCCCGAGGCTGCACAGCTGGTCATCCAGGCCGGTGCGATGGCCCAGGGCGGTGAAGTCTTCGTGCTCGACATGGGTGAGCCGGTCAAGATCATCGATCTCGCGCGGAAGATCATCGAGCTTTCCGGGCTGAAGATAAGGGATTCGAGCTCGCCGGACGGCGATATCGAGCTAGCCTTTGTCGGCCTGAGGCCGGGTGAAAAGCTGTATGAGGAGCTCCTGATCGGCAACAATCCGGCCTTCACCAGCCACCCGCGCATCATGAAGGCGAACGAGCATTTTATCGCGTGGGAGGAGCTCAGCGCGCAGCTGGCCAAGCTCCACGCCTCGATCGCCGCGCGCGACGTTCTCGCCGCGGTATCCAAGCTGAACGAGCTGGTTCCCGAATTCCGCCCGGACAACAACCTCGTCGACTGGGTCTATCGGCAAGCCCAAAGCAGCCTTTCGGAGCCCGGGCGCCTCGCCGGCAACTAA
- a CDS encoding polysaccharide biosynthesis/export family protein gives MLNIRLILVGSLLLSGCASSRIEPDGSVTRLEGTTMPAPDRTDLTAVARPYYIGPFDELSIDVVGINEIPQREIQVDASGRLSFPFVGTIEASGKTPAEVAKLIENGLRARYIRDPQVTINLTKTVSQVVTVDGEVKEPGMYPVLGHMSLLRAVAAAKGTTEFAKLDDVVVLRTVQGKTYAALYNLKALRQGAYADPEVFANDIVMVGDSRARHIFKDLLSVLPLLTTPLVVALQ, from the coding sequence ATGCTCAATATTCGCTTGATCTTGGTGGGGTCTCTGCTGCTGAGCGGGTGTGCGTCCTCGCGCATTGAACCCGATGGCAGCGTCACCCGGCTCGAAGGCACCACGATGCCAGCGCCGGATCGTACGGACCTGACGGCAGTGGCGCGGCCCTATTATATCGGCCCGTTCGACGAGCTTTCGATCGACGTGGTGGGGATCAACGAAATTCCCCAGCGCGAGATTCAGGTGGATGCCAGCGGCAGGCTGAGCTTTCCGTTCGTCGGCACGATCGAGGCCAGCGGCAAGACTCCTGCGGAAGTCGCCAAGCTTATCGAGAATGGTCTTCGTGCGCGCTACATCCGCGATCCGCAAGTGACGATCAACCTCACCAAAACGGTCAGTCAGGTGGTGACTGTCGACGGGGAGGTGAAGGAGCCCGGCATGTACCCCGTGCTTGGTCACATGTCGCTGCTCCGTGCAGTCGCCGCGGCCAAGGGCACGACCGAATTTGCCAAGCTGGACGACGTGGTCGTGCTCCGGACGGTCCAGGGCAAGACCTATGCGGCGCTGTATAACCTGAAGGCGTTGCGGCAGGGGGCTTACGCAGACCCCGAGGTCTTCGCCAACGACATCGTGATGGTCGGTGACTCGCGTGCGCGTCACATTTTCAAGGACCTGCTCTCGGTCTTGCCGCTGCTGACGACGCCGCTGGTGGTGGCGCTGCAGTAA
- a CDS encoding NAD-dependent epimerase/dehydratase family protein, with product MKIVVTGGLGFIGQALGRRLRGLGHDVVLVDSLTTQIHGALPQVVLPEGATFFRMDVRDLARNPELIEGCEAVYHLAAETGTAQSMYRVQDYVGVNELGTAALIEAIAAADRKPKRVILASSRSVYGEGAYVAPGRPDVLIQPSPRTPEQLAANAWEPVGADGSALQAVPTPENLPFFPGSIYAATKASQELLLRAAGPALGFKPVIFRFQNVYGEGQSLQNPYTGIISIFFNRARQGMEIPVYEDGLESRDFVHVDDIVDGLVAALDADLPDGVVMNLGAGAPTTVLDLVHQLLASGGFDVPVRVTGQYRVGDIRHCFADLTEARRLLGFEPRVSLADGLSRFCVWAGSQPVHVDKSEQAAAELRARKLMGA from the coding sequence ATGAAGATTGTCGTGACGGGAGGCCTGGGCTTCATCGGCCAGGCATTGGGGCGGCGCTTGCGCGGCCTGGGACATGACGTGGTCCTGGTGGATAGCCTGACGACCCAAATCCACGGCGCATTGCCGCAGGTCGTGCTGCCCGAAGGGGCAACCTTCTTCCGGATGGATGTTCGCGACCTGGCGCGCAATCCGGAGCTGATCGAGGGGTGCGAGGCGGTCTATCACCTGGCGGCCGAGACCGGCACGGCGCAATCCATGTACCGCGTGCAAGACTATGTCGGCGTCAACGAGCTGGGGACCGCTGCCCTCATCGAAGCGATCGCTGCTGCCGATCGAAAGCCGAAGCGCGTGATCTTGGCCTCCAGCCGCAGCGTCTATGGCGAAGGAGCCTATGTCGCGCCGGGCCGGCCCGACGTGCTGATCCAGCCATCGCCGCGCACGCCGGAGCAGCTTGCCGCGAATGCCTGGGAACCGGTTGGCGCGGACGGATCCGCTCTTCAAGCGGTTCCGACGCCGGAAAACCTGCCTTTCTTCCCCGGCTCGATCTATGCAGCGACGAAGGCGTCTCAGGAATTGCTGCTGCGCGCGGCTGGCCCGGCGCTTGGTTTCAAGCCCGTCATCTTTCGATTCCAGAATGTCTATGGCGAGGGGCAGTCGCTCCAGAACCCCTATACCGGCATCATCTCGATTTTCTTCAACCGGGCGCGGCAGGGGATGGAAATCCCGGTCTATGAAGACGGCCTTGAATCGCGCGACTTCGTGCACGTGGACGATATCGTCGACGGTCTCGTCGCAGCGCTGGACGCCGATCTTCCGGACGGCGTCGTGATGAACTTGGGTGCGGGTGCGCCGACCACGGTTCTCGATCTTGTCCATCAGCTACTCGCCTCCGGGGGCTTCGACGTGCCGGTCCGCGTGACGGGTCAGTATCGCGTCGGCGATATCCGCCACTGCTTTGCCGATCTCACCGAGGCCCGCCGCTTGCTCGGGTTCGAGCCCAGGGTCTCGCTCGCCGACGGCCTTTCACGGTTCTGTGTCTGGGCGGGGTCACAGCCGGTCCATGTGGACAAATCGGAACAGGCCGCGGCCGAGCTGCGCGCGCGCAAGCTCATGGGGGCATGA
- a CDS encoding glycosyltransferase: protein MTSRHLVVSAVNFTEGGPLTILLEGLESAAATLGKEWRITALVHSESLIESDRVHAIAFPESKASWLNRLRLEWSGFAALSRELKPDLWVSLHDVTPCVQARRQAVYCHNPSPFYRPSLTEARFDPRFFLFNKLYMRLYALFIRRNYAVIVQQSWLRDAFRRKTGHPNIVVAYPGLVSAEPEEAGSAIPEGKPPRVPTPGRPLRLLYPSLPRVFKNMEVLCEAAKLLPAEVAEQIDVRMTLDGSENRWARELVRRYAGVQGVRFIGRQDRDQMAAEYEDCDVVLFPSRLETWGLPITEAKGFGKPLLVAALPYARETTGTYGNVSFLPPNDPRAWSDAFVEMVGGRWKAEGNVAALPEQPFVRDWPALWRYLTEGL from the coding sequence ATGACCTCCCGTCACCTCGTCGTATCGGCCGTCAATTTTACGGAGGGCGGACCCCTTACGATTCTGCTCGAGGGCCTGGAGAGCGCTGCGGCAACGCTGGGCAAGGAATGGCGGATTACGGCGCTCGTGCACAGTGAGAGCCTCATCGAGAGTGATCGGGTGCATGCGATCGCCTTCCCGGAGTCCAAGGCGAGCTGGCTGAACCGGCTGCGGCTCGAATGGTCTGGCTTTGCCGCCCTGTCGCGTGAGCTGAAGCCCGATCTCTGGGTGTCGCTGCACGACGTGACTCCGTGTGTCCAGGCGCGGCGGCAGGCGGTTTATTGCCACAATCCGTCCCCCTTCTATCGACCGAGCCTTACCGAGGCGCGGTTCGATCCGCGCTTCTTCCTGTTCAACAAGCTGTACATGCGTCTCTATGCGCTGTTCATCCGGCGCAACTATGCCGTTATCGTGCAGCAATCCTGGCTGCGCGACGCCTTTCGGCGCAAGACCGGCCATCCGAACATCGTCGTTGCCTATCCCGGACTGGTTTCGGCCGAGCCGGAAGAAGCGGGTTCGGCCATTCCCGAGGGGAAGCCGCCAAGGGTGCCCACGCCGGGGCGCCCGCTGCGCTTGCTCTATCCGTCGCTTCCCCGCGTGTTCAAGAACATGGAAGTCCTTTGCGAGGCGGCGAAGCTGCTGCCTGCCGAGGTCGCCGAGCAGATCGATGTCCGGATGACGCTGGATGGCAGTGAAAACAGATGGGCGCGGGAGCTGGTGCGCCGCTATGCAGGCGTGCAAGGCGTCCGCTTCATAGGGCGGCAGGATCGCGATCAAATGGCCGCGGAGTATGAGGATTGCGACGTTGTCCTCTTCCCCTCGCGCCTGGAGACATGGGGTCTGCCGATCACCGAGGCCAAGGGTTTTGGAAAACCCCTGCTGGTGGCGGCGCTGCCCTATGCGCGCGAGACCACCGGCACCTATGGCAATGTCAGCTTCTTGCCGCCGAATGACCCGCGAGCTTGGTCCGATGCGTTTGTCGAAATGGTTGGCGGCCGATGGAAGGCGGAGGGGAATGTCGCGGCCCTGCCCGAGCAACCGTTCGTCAGGGATTGGCCGGCACTGTGGCGCTATCTGACCGAGGGATTGTAG
- a CDS encoding acyltransferase gives MMMKIATSLPFRLLSRGIDRAEFYWTAWRTYCRIRNLFPDAKNLSFSLSTMFKYVENISIGDHVMIGPLSTIGAHSKVVLEDYVRISQGVLIETASLDLTQPLPYPHVSRPITLKRGVWVGAGAMVLGGVTVGEYSVIGAGAVVTKDVPPHSIVVGASPRLLPGPKAARG, from the coding sequence ATGATGATGAAGATTGCGACGAGCTTGCCGTTCAGGCTGCTCAGCAGGGGCATCGACCGCGCCGAGTTCTATTGGACCGCTTGGCGGACCTATTGCCGGATTCGCAACCTGTTTCCCGATGCGAAGAACCTGTCGTTCTCGCTGTCGACGATGTTCAAATATGTCGAGAACATCTCGATCGGCGATCATGTGATGATCGGCCCGCTTTCGACGATCGGTGCGCATTCGAAGGTGGTGCTGGAGGATTATGTCCGCATCTCTCAGGGCGTCCTGATCGAAACCGCGAGCCTCGATCTGACCCAGCCCTTGCCCTATCCGCACGTGTCTCGGCCGATCACGCTCAAGCGAGGCGTGTGGGTGGGGGCAGGGGCTATGGTGCTGGGTGGTGTGACGGTGGGCGAATATTCAGTCATCGGCGCCGGCGCCGTGGTCACCAAGGACGTCCCGCCACACAGCATCGTGGTCGGCGCAAGCCCACGTCTGTTGCCGGGGCCCAAGGCCGCTCGAGGCTAA
- the pseI gene encoding pseudaminic acid synthase gives MTGSRKSIKVGDREIGPDSPPFIICELSGNHNGSLERALAMIDAAADTGCDAIKLQTYTQDTLTIDCDLPDFQIKGGLWDGRTLYDLYREAHTPFDWHKPLFERGRARGVMIFSSPFDETSADLLEELDAPIYKIASFEIVDLPLIAHVARKGRPMIMSTGLAGLGEIERAVRTARENGCEDLILLHCISSYPAPTDQANIRTIPHLAEAFGVHCGLSDHTHGTATSVAAVALGAVAIEKHFTLARADGGPDAAFSLEPDEFRRLTEDCRNAWVSLGKVSYRVQPAEAQNVVFRRSLYAVKDIAEGEALTRENIRSIRPGYGLQPRFLPDVLGKHARQPIARGTALAWQLFE, from the coding sequence ATGACCGGAAGTCGAAAGTCGATAAAGGTCGGCGACCGCGAGATTGGGCCGGACAGCCCGCCTTTCATCATTTGCGAGTTGTCGGGCAACCATAACGGCTCGCTCGAGCGAGCGCTGGCAATGATCGACGCGGCTGCCGATACCGGCTGCGACGCGATCAAGCTGCAGACCTACACCCAGGATACGCTGACGATCGATTGCGATCTGCCCGATTTCCAGATCAAGGGCGGCCTGTGGGATGGACGAACACTCTATGACCTCTATCGCGAGGCGCACACGCCCTTCGATTGGCACAAGCCGCTGTTCGAGCGCGGCCGCGCGCGGGGCGTGATGATCTTCTCCTCGCCGTTCGATGAAACTTCGGCCGACCTGCTCGAGGAACTCGATGCCCCGATCTACAAGATCGCCTCGTTCGAGATCGTCGATCTGCCGCTGATCGCCCATGTCGCCCGCAAGGGAAGGCCGATGATCATGTCGACCGGCCTTGCCGGCCTGGGCGAGATCGAGCGCGCGGTGCGCACGGCCCGGGAGAATGGCTGCGAGGACCTGATCCTGCTCCATTGCATCAGCTCCTATCCGGCGCCGACCGATCAGGCCAATATCCGGACCATCCCGCACCTCGCCGAAGCCTTCGGCGTCCATTGCGGGCTTTCCGACCATACCCACGGGACCGCGACCTCGGTCGCGGCGGTCGCGCTCGGCGCGGTGGCGATCGAGAAGCACTTCACCCTGGCCCGCGCCGATGGCGGACCCGACGCGGCGTTCAGCCTCGAGCCGGACGAGTTCCGCCGGCTGACCGAGGATTGCCGCAACGCCTGGGTGTCGCTCGGCAAGGTCTCCTACCGCGTGCAGCCTGCTGAAGCGCAGAATGTCGTCTTCCGCCGTTCGCTATATGCAGTGAAGGACATTGCGGAGGGCGAGGCGCTGACGCGGGAGAATATCCGTTCGATCCGGCCCGGCTATGGCTTGCAGCCGCGCTTCCTGCCGGATGTCCTCGGCAAGCACGCCCGGCAACCGATCGCACGCGGGACGGCGCTCGCATGGCAGCTGTTTGAGTGA
- a CDS encoding formyltransferase family protein — protein MDRVTILCSDPVHPVNAWLDRWMAEVADRAEVTLVRDVAEVAEGDFLFLIACHQIVKQDVRDRFAYTLVVHGSRLPKGRGWSPLVWQVLEGENELPLALIDAGEGVDTGDIWRIDTIALDGTELNDEIQGRIAEATTGLMHWALANCRTARARAQEGEPSYYPRRRPADSEVKPEQSISEIFDLLRIADPQRYPAWFEMRGQRYTLAIAKAEDL, from the coding sequence ATGGACCGCGTGACGATATTGTGCAGCGACCCCGTGCATCCCGTGAACGCGTGGCTGGATCGCTGGATGGCGGAAGTCGCGGATCGCGCCGAGGTCACGCTGGTGCGAGACGTCGCCGAAGTGGCGGAGGGAGACTTCCTGTTCCTGATTGCTTGCCATCAGATCGTGAAGCAGGATGTGCGCGACCGCTTCGCCTATACGCTGGTGGTTCATGGCAGCCGGTTGCCGAAGGGACGGGGCTGGTCGCCGCTGGTCTGGCAGGTGCTGGAGGGTGAGAACGAGCTGCCGTTGGCGCTGATCGATGCCGGGGAGGGCGTCGATACCGGCGATATCTGGCGGATCGATACGATCGCACTCGACGGAACCGAGCTCAATGACGAGATCCAGGGCCGGATCGCGGAAGCAACGACCGGGCTCATGCACTGGGCGCTCGCGAATTGCCGGACGGCTAGGGCCAGGGCACAGGAGGGTGAGCCCAGCTATTATCCGCGCCGCCGCCCTGCGGACAGTGAAGTAAAGCCCGAGCAAAGCATCTCGGAAATCTTCGACCTGCTACGGATCGCGGACCCGCAGCGATATCCCGCCTGGTTCGAGATGCGCGGCCAGCGTTACACACTGGCGATCGCAAAGGCCGAGGATCTTTAG
- the pseG gene encoding UDP-2,4-diacetamido-2,4,6-trideoxy-beta-L-altropyranose hydrolase — protein MAVEQTPGRPIQVAFRVDASARMGGGHVMRCLTLAARLLAAGWGVTFIAAAITEPLRALLGDAGVRLIEIEPVRGSSRDASDWDRANWPEPMQLEDAARTAACLSGLRCDWLVLDHYGLDRCWEAALRSHAGRIAVIDDLANRPHDCELLLDQTYGREDADYRPLVGPDTELLIGARYALLRPEFARARPEALARHLQAGRVDRVLISLGMTDVGALTEVVARAALAVTEAQIDIVLGSAAPTLPALLAFAAESPRVTLHVDTDRVCALMVEADLAIGAAGTTSWERCCLGLPALTFAIAGNQRTIASKLAAAGAIDLIRDTDFAGIEAAISRLAGDSGYRAELARASAAICDGTGASAVAARLLEGIDASSMGKAV, from the coding sequence ATGGCAGTGGAGCAGACCCCAGGCCGGCCGATACAGGTCGCATTCCGCGTGGATGCCTCGGCTCGGATGGGCGGTGGGCACGTGATGCGCTGCCTTACGCTGGCTGCGCGGTTGCTGGCCGCGGGGTGGGGCGTCACTTTCATCGCTGCTGCGATCACCGAACCCCTTCGCGCGCTTTTGGGTGACGCGGGCGTCAGGCTGATCGAGATCGAGCCGGTGCGCGGATCTTCACGTGACGCAAGCGACTGGGATCGCGCGAACTGGCCCGAGCCGATGCAGCTGGAAGATGCCGCCCGAACCGCGGCCTGCCTCTCGGGATTGCGCTGCGACTGGCTGGTGCTCGATCATTATGGACTGGACCGGTGCTGGGAAGCCGCATTGCGTTCCCATGCCGGAAGGATCGCGGTGATTGACGATCTCGCCAACCGCCCGCACGACTGCGAGTTGCTCCTCGACCAGACCTATGGCCGCGAGGACGCCGACTATCGCCCGCTCGTGGGGCCCGATACCGAACTGCTGATTGGCGCGCGTTACGCACTGCTGCGGCCGGAATTCGCCCGCGCGCGACCCGAGGCGCTGGCGCGGCATCTGCAGGCGGGGCGAGTGGACAGGGTGCTGATCTCGCTGGGCATGACGGATGTCGGGGCGCTGACCGAGGTCGTTGCGCGCGCGGCGCTGGCGGTCACCGAAGCGCAGATCGACATCGTGCTGGGAAGCGCGGCGCCGACGCTCCCCGCTCTGCTCGCGTTCGCCGCCGAAAGTCCCCGTGTTACATTGCATGTCGACACCGATCGGGTCTGCGCGCTTATGGTCGAGGCGGATCTCGCGATCGGTGCTGCGGGAACTACCAGCTGGGAGCGTTGCTGCCTGGGGCTGCCCGCGCTCACCTTTGCCATCGCCGGGAACCAGCGGACGATAGCCTCCAAGCTTGCCGCGGCGGGCGCCATAGACTTGATCCGGGATACGGATTTCGCTGGGATCGAAGCCGCGATTAGCCGTCTTGCGGGCGATTCCGGCTACCGCGCCGAGCTGGCCCGCGCATCCGCTGCGATTTGCGACGGCACTGGTGCCTCGGCGGTGGCCGCGCGGTTGCTTGAAGGTATCGATGCCTCCTCGATGGGAAAGGCCGTTTGA
- the hisH gene encoding imidazole glycerol phosphate synthase subunit HisH: protein MTSDPTIGILRMPMGNLRSAYNAVYQNGFDPIFVDGNGDFDDITHLIVPGVGNFSAVMGHLESKGVADRIRAFAQTGRPVLGICAGMQLLAERGIEGGDTPGLGLVHGRVERLPEDGQLLPHVGWSTVKFRFAHPVLEDVKPGRDFYFVHSYGLFTDHDEEFLGETEYGVAFASIVARGNVIGFQFHPEKSQANGLKLIENFCLWDGKC from the coding sequence ATGACTTCGGACCCAACCATAGGGATCTTGCGGATGCCGATGGGCAATCTGCGCTCGGCATATAACGCAGTGTATCAGAATGGCTTCGACCCCATCTTCGTCGATGGGAACGGCGATTTCGACGATATCACCCATCTCATCGTCCCCGGCGTCGGCAATTTCAGCGCGGTGATGGGACATCTCGAAAGCAAGGGCGTCGCGGATCGCATCCGCGCTTTCGCGCAGACTGGCCGACCGGTACTAGGGATCTGCGCCGGGATGCAGCTTCTCGCCGAACGCGGGATCGAGGGGGGAGACACCCCCGGGCTCGGCTTGGTGCATGGCCGCGTCGAGCGCCTGCCCGAGGATGGGCAGCTATTGCCCCATGTTGGCTGGAGCACCGTCAAGTTCCGCTTCGCTCATCCCGTGCTCGAGGACGTGAAGCCGGGTCGCGATTTCTACTTCGTGCACAGCTACGGACTGTTCACGGACCATGACGAGGAATTCCTTGGCGAGACCGAATATGGCGTGGCATTCGCCTCTATCGTCGCCCGGGGCAATGTGATCGGCTTCCAGTTCCACCCGGAGAAGAGCCAGGCGAACGGCCTCAAGCTGATCGAGAATTTCTGCCTTTGGGACGGCAAATGCTGA